Proteins encoded in a region of the Isosphaeraceae bacterium EP7 genome:
- a CDS encoding sugar phosphate isomerase/epimerase, whose translation MNARTMIDNPVTRRSFLGGAAALATCSMRLQGARGADAAKPDSVFSGVRIGCITYSYRGEINSAEDTLKALIENGLSEVEMMDGPIRSYAGIPGGGRGQQPPPPTDDQRQSQLGKCADMRKMFNDAGVNIHIHKTPFGQSDEAIDFNFQVAKALGCIGITLERSEAMARRLAPFADKHKVWVAFHNHTDNFPAMDKADPILKFSPYIGFNLDIGHYYAGTKGKSPLTVLEKYHDRIVSLHLKDRTADGGNVPWGTGGTPISEVLQLMKKEKWTFPADIEVEYKIPDGSSAIAEVAKCVQYCKEALA comes from the coding sequence ATGAACGCGCGTACCATGATTGACAATCCGGTCACCCGGCGATCGTTCCTAGGTGGGGCGGCGGCCCTCGCCACATGTTCAATGAGGTTGCAGGGGGCGCGGGGAGCCGACGCGGCCAAGCCCGACTCCGTCTTTAGCGGCGTGCGGATCGGGTGCATCACCTACAGCTATCGCGGCGAGATCAATTCGGCCGAGGATACTCTCAAGGCACTCATCGAGAACGGGCTCAGCGAGGTCGAGATGATGGATGGGCCGATCCGGTCCTATGCCGGGATCCCCGGCGGTGGACGCGGGCAGCAGCCTCCTCCGCCGACCGACGATCAACGCCAGTCCCAGCTGGGCAAGTGCGCCGATATGCGCAAGATGTTCAACGACGCGGGTGTCAACATCCACATCCACAAGACCCCCTTTGGCCAGTCGGACGAGGCGATCGACTTCAACTTCCAGGTGGCCAAGGCCCTGGGCTGCATCGGCATCACCCTGGAACGGTCCGAGGCGATGGCCAGGCGGCTCGCCCCTTTCGCCGACAAGCATAAGGTCTGGGTCGCCTTCCACAACCATACCGACAACTTCCCGGCGATGGACAAGGCCGACCCGATCCTGAAGTTCAGCCCATACATCGGCTTCAACCTCGACATTGGGCACTACTACGCAGGCACCAAGGGTAAGTCACCGTTAACCGTGCTAGAAAAGTATCACGATCGGATCGTCAGCTTACACCTGAAGGACAGGACCGCCGATGGCGGAAACGTCCCCTGGGGCACGGGTGGGACGCCGATTTCGGAAGTCTTGCAGCTTATGAAGAAGGAGAAGTGGACCTTCCCGGCAGATATCGAGGTCGAATACAAGATCCCAGATGGTTCGAGCGCCATCGCCGAGGTGGCGAAATGCGTCCAATACTGCAAGGAGGCGCTGGCCTGA
- a CDS encoding DUF1501 domain-containing protein: MNRLHHGSYPIVTRRTAVQAGALGLLGLGMNHLEALRAATSPANPTGGTARSCIYIFLSGGLSQHESFDLKPDAPEGIRGEFRPIATQNPGLEICEHLPGLARRSRHWAVVRSLTHPTNDHTLGHYPMLTGQSKADPGFRGDRQPRPTDWPSIASIVGDAVAPRNHNLPPAIVLPERLVHWSGGAIPGAYGGQMGPRRDPFFIEASPYGNPFWRGAYPEYTFPNQSKKPPVSSDDRVYQAPNLTLSSGMTMRRLNHRTEMLRELDRQRGALEATATAARFDRHRESAISLLSSPEVRQAFDVTRADDRTQERYGRNSFGWSLLMALRLVEAGVSLVQVNLGNNETWDTHGDIFPRMKDKLLPPTDRAVSALLDDLESRGLLDSTLILMASEFGRTPKLSTLPDSYPGPGRDHWGAVQSVWFAGGGVRGGTVVGSSDKVGACPAANPQTPENLAATVYKALGIPDTAAWQDEVDRPHQIYQGLPIPGLT, encoded by the coding sequence ATGAACAGATTGCATCACGGCTCGTACCCGATCGTGACCCGGCGAACGGCCGTCCAGGCGGGCGCATTGGGTCTGCTCGGTCTAGGGATGAATCACCTGGAGGCGCTGCGAGCTGCGACATCCCCGGCGAACCCGACAGGTGGGACGGCGCGATCGTGCATCTACATTTTCCTTTCCGGCGGCCTATCCCAGCACGAGAGCTTCGACCTCAAGCCCGACGCCCCCGAAGGGATTCGCGGCGAGTTTCGCCCGATCGCCACCCAGAATCCTGGGCTCGAGATCTGTGAGCACCTCCCCGGCCTGGCCCGACGCAGTCGCCACTGGGCCGTGGTCCGATCGCTGACGCATCCCACGAATGACCACACCCTCGGGCATTACCCCATGCTCACGGGGCAGAGCAAGGCCGATCCCGGCTTTCGCGGCGACCGCCAGCCCCGCCCGACCGACTGGCCCTCGATTGCCTCGATCGTCGGCGACGCCGTCGCCCCTCGAAACCACAACCTGCCCCCGGCGATCGTGCTGCCCGAACGACTGGTCCACTGGTCCGGGGGCGCGATTCCAGGCGCGTACGGCGGACAGATGGGCCCTCGCCGTGATCCGTTCTTCATCGAAGCGTCCCCCTATGGGAATCCATTCTGGCGAGGGGCCTATCCCGAATACACTTTCCCTAATCAGTCGAAGAAGCCCCCGGTGAGCTCGGACGATCGTGTCTATCAGGCCCCGAACTTGACGCTCTCATCCGGGATGACCATGCGCCGGCTCAACCACCGTACCGAGATGTTGCGCGAACTCGACCGTCAGCGCGGCGCCCTGGAGGCCACGGCGACCGCCGCACGCTTCGACCGCCACCGCGAGTCGGCCATCTCGCTCCTTTCCTCGCCCGAAGTCCGGCAGGCCTTCGACGTGACAAGGGCCGACGACAGGACCCAGGAGCGCTACGGGCGCAACAGCTTCGGCTGGTCGCTGCTCATGGCCTTGCGACTTGTTGAGGCCGGGGTCTCCCTCGTTCAGGTCAACCTCGGGAACAACGAGACCTGGGACACACACGGCGACATCTTCCCTCGGATGAAGGACAAGCTCCTTCCCCCCACTGACCGGGCCGTAAGCGCACTCCTCGACGACTTGGAGTCCCGCGGCCTGCTCGACTCCACCCTGATCCTCATGGCGAGCGAGTTTGGCCGAACGCCCAAGCTCTCGACGCTCCCCGACTCGTACCCGGGACCCGGTCGCGACCATTGGGGAGCGGTCCAGAGCGTCTGGTTCGCGGGCGGGGGCGTCCGCGGAGGCACCGTCGTCGGCTCGTCCGACAAGGTCGGCGCCTGTCCCGCCGCGAATCCGCAGACACCCGAAAACCTGGCGGCCACCGTCTACAAGGCGCTGGGGATCCCGGACACCGCTGCCTGGCAAGATGAGGTCGACCGCCCACATCAGATCTATCAAGGATTACCGATTCCCGGATTGACCTGA
- a CDS encoding Gfo/Idh/MocA family oxidoreductase, whose amino-acid sequence MNPDPTRRVFIQRTAKTAAMLSAASTMGAVHGLAADKPATIRLGLIGCGGIMGHHIKGLVGRREAVAIAWLCDVDPAQIDKAARLIDGFQSAPPKRTSRFEDVLDDKDVDACVIATPHHWHAPIALLAMKQGKDLYIEKPISHVYDEGPKIIAAATKYGRVVQQGSQMRSSPVTEKAGRLLKDGIIGEVKIARAWTAEPRSVLKPVSDGIPPVGVDYDRWLGPAPKQAFNPHRFHGTWRIFRDYGNGEIGDDGIHDIDMAVWGLGVETLPKQITARGGRMVLHGHDGDYPDNLNVTYEYPDGRLLIYENYPFAPYGLHGFDDGNVFYGTKGYMEFSRRGAFRVFLGPESKPGPTEGEAIHGQTGYAEHMANFLDAVRNRTPTRASPEVAHLSCALVHLGEIAYRTRGRLDFDPETGRFADCEEANLLLDKSYRGPYELPDVS is encoded by the coding sequence ATGAATCCCGATCCCACGCGTCGCGTGTTCATCCAGCGGACTGCGAAGACCGCGGCCATGCTCTCGGCCGCTTCGACGATGGGGGCAGTCCACGGGCTCGCCGCCGACAAGCCGGCAACGATCCGCCTGGGTCTCATCGGATGCGGCGGGATCATGGGACATCACATCAAGGGGCTAGTGGGCCGTCGCGAGGCGGTCGCCATCGCCTGGCTCTGCGACGTTGACCCCGCCCAGATCGACAAGGCGGCGAGGCTCATCGACGGATTCCAGTCGGCCCCGCCCAAGCGGACGTCCCGGTTCGAGGACGTCCTCGACGACAAGGACGTCGACGCCTGCGTCATCGCCACGCCGCACCACTGGCACGCGCCAATCGCGCTCCTGGCGATGAAGCAAGGCAAGGACCTCTACATCGAGAAACCGATCTCTCACGTCTACGACGAGGGGCCGAAGATCATCGCGGCCGCGACAAAGTACGGCCGCGTCGTGCAGCAGGGGAGCCAGATGAGGAGCAGCCCCGTCACGGAGAAAGCCGGGCGGCTGTTGAAGGACGGGATCATCGGTGAGGTCAAGATTGCACGAGCCTGGACGGCCGAGCCACGGTCGGTCCTGAAGCCGGTGTCCGACGGGATCCCTCCGGTCGGTGTCGACTACGATCGTTGGCTTGGCCCTGCGCCGAAACAGGCGTTCAACCCCCACCGCTTCCATGGCACCTGGCGGATCTTCCGCGACTACGGCAACGGGGAGATCGGTGACGACGGGATTCACGACATCGACATGGCTGTATGGGGACTGGGGGTCGAGACTCTCCCGAAGCAGATAACCGCGCGGGGCGGGCGGATGGTCCTCCACGGGCACGACGGCGACTACCCGGACAATCTGAACGTTACCTACGAGTATCCCGATGGCCGGCTGCTGATCTACGAGAACTACCCTTTTGCCCCTTACGGCCTCCACGGGTTCGACGACGGCAACGTATTCTACGGCACCAAGGGGTATATGGAGTTCTCTCGCCGCGGTGCCTTCCGCGTGTTCCTCGGCCCCGAGTCCAAACCCGGCCCGACCGAGGGGGAGGCGATCCACGGCCAGACCGGATATGCCGAACACATGGCGAATTTCCTCGACGCCGTCCGGAACCGTACCCCCACCCGCGCCTCGCCCGAGGTCGCGCACCTGAGCTGCGCCCTGGTTCACCTGGGGGAAATCGCCTATCGCACGCGCGGCCGGCTCGATTTCGACCCCGAGACCGGCCGCTTCGCCGACTGCGAGGAAGCGAACCTCCTTCTTGACAAGTCCTACCGTGGGCCCTATGAGCTTCCCGACGTCTCCTGA
- a CDS encoding Gfo/Idh/MocA family oxidoreductase codes for MGHAHASKLSVYRRSVDYEVVGLVEPDDRLRREATSKEPYRGLPWMTREQLFNVQGLQAVLVETWVRDLLDAAEAGVAAGFHVHLDKPAGESLPQYSRILEAASRKKLWVQMGYMYRYNPAVVLLRDLLKQGWLGDVFEVHSVMSKVVAPPERRALAKYRGGIMFELGCHVIDLVVGVLGAPTKVTPYSRHSSNLEDSLADNMLAVFEYPGATATVKSSALEVDGSERRHLVVCGTEGTFHIQPLDNPSARVAFSAAHGAYRKGYQDVSFPKYTRYVDDAADMARVIRGEKATDFTPQHDLAVQTSVLQASRMPTDL; via the coding sequence GTGGGCCATGCGCACGCGAGTAAGCTGTCCGTCTACCGTCGGTCCGTCGATTACGAGGTCGTCGGACTGGTCGAGCCGGACGACCGACTGCGTCGGGAGGCGACGTCGAAGGAGCCCTACCGGGGGCTCCCCTGGATGACCCGCGAGCAACTCTTCAACGTCCAGGGCCTCCAGGCCGTGCTCGTCGAGACCTGGGTGCGTGACCTGCTCGACGCGGCCGAGGCCGGCGTAGCGGCGGGGTTTCACGTCCACCTCGACAAGCCGGCAGGCGAGTCGCTTCCCCAGTACAGTCGCATCCTGGAGGCCGCCTCGAGGAAGAAACTCTGGGTCCAGATGGGGTACATGTACCGCTACAACCCTGCCGTGGTTCTCCTCCGCGATCTCCTCAAACAAGGGTGGCTGGGCGACGTGTTCGAGGTGCACTCGGTCATGAGCAAAGTGGTCGCTCCACCGGAGCGACGAGCCCTGGCGAAATATCGTGGCGGGATCATGTTCGAACTTGGATGTCATGTGATCGATCTGGTCGTAGGTGTGCTGGGGGCTCCGACGAAGGTCACACCATACTCCCGGCATTCCTCGAATCTCGAGGATTCGCTCGCGGACAATATGCTCGCCGTGTTCGAGTACCCCGGCGCGACTGCCACGGTGAAATCCAGCGCCCTGGAAGTCGATGGGTCCGAGCGACGGCACCTGGTGGTCTGCGGCACCGAGGGGACCTTCCACATCCAGCCGCTCGACAACCCCTCGGCCCGAGTCGCCTTCTCGGCCGCTCACGGCGCCTACAGGAAGGGCTACCAAGACGTGTCGTTCCCGAAGTACACCCGCTACGTCGACGACGCCGCCGACATGGCCCGCGTGATCCGAGGCGAGAAGGCCACCGACTTCACCCCGCAGCACGACCTCGCCGTGCAAACATCGGTGCTCCAGGCCAGCCGTATGCCCACCGACCTCTGA
- a CDS encoding DUF1501 domain-containing protein, with product MFNLLGGPSHIDMFDLKPDAPDGIRGEFQPIATSLPGLQICEHLPRMARWMHRATLIRSFSHTFNSHDPLPFMTGYTDNRPLEQASPTDPPDIGAICQYLGLGPDDLPGAVCMPCFPGSGEKGWRRRGPYGGFLGRRYDPLFTKCKPSFAREPKVNYYDPVLPVGEPFLPGAESLDELPGLRLSQRRSLLDQLDALATRADRSRDVATMGDTMSRAFAMMTSGRTRAAFDLTGEPTKVREAYGKSLTGSCLLTARRLVEAGVPFVSVHQEIFDHYGHSYDMHENNFAMLKDSNLPLLDEVVPALLEDLDVRGLLESTLVVVMGEMGRSPRVNGKAGRDHWPQCGFSLLFGGGVNQGLVHGSSDRIGAYPSSHPVSPPDLVATFYQLMGIDPAMTVLDRTGRPVTIAHGGTPVHAVIAS from the coding sequence ATGTTTAACTTGCTCGGTGGGCCATCTCACATCGACATGTTCGACCTCAAGCCTGATGCCCCCGACGGCATCCGGGGCGAGTTCCAACCGATTGCTACGTCCTTGCCCGGTCTCCAGATCTGCGAGCACCTTCCGAGAATGGCACGGTGGATGCACCGGGCCACCTTGATTCGTTCATTTAGCCATACGTTTAACTCGCACGACCCGCTGCCGTTCATGACGGGTTATACCGACAACCGGCCGCTGGAGCAGGCGTCGCCCACCGATCCGCCCGACATCGGCGCCATCTGCCAGTATCTCGGGCTTGGACCGGACGACCTCCCGGGCGCGGTCTGCATGCCGTGCTTCCCGGGATCTGGGGAGAAAGGTTGGCGTCGCAGGGGGCCTTACGGCGGGTTTCTTGGGAGACGATACGACCCTCTCTTCACGAAGTGCAAACCGAGTTTCGCGCGTGAGCCGAAGGTCAACTATTACGACCCCGTCCTTCCTGTCGGTGAGCCCTTTCTCCCCGGGGCGGAGTCGCTCGACGAATTGCCGGGCCTCCGCCTCAGCCAGCGCCGCTCGCTGCTCGACCAGCTCGATGCGCTCGCGACTCGGGCAGACCGCTCGCGCGACGTGGCGACGATGGGCGACACCATGAGCCGCGCGTTCGCCATGATGACTTCGGGCCGGACGCGCGCGGCATTCGACCTCACCGGCGAGCCGACCAAGGTCCGCGAGGCGTATGGGAAGAGCCTGACGGGCTCATGCCTCCTCACGGCCCGCCGCCTCGTGGAGGCCGGGGTGCCGTTCGTCAGCGTCCATCAGGAGATCTTCGATCACTACGGACACTCCTACGACATGCACGAGAACAATTTCGCCATGTTGAAGGATTCCAACCTTCCGTTGCTCGACGAGGTCGTCCCCGCGCTCCTCGAGGATCTCGACGTCCGAGGGCTGCTGGAGTCGACCCTCGTCGTCGTGATGGGCGAGATGGGTCGGTCCCCCCGGGTGAACGGCAAGGCCGGCCGAGACCACTGGCCGCAGTGCGGTTTCTCACTCCTCTTCGGGGGCGGCGTCAACCAGGGTTTGGTCCACGGGTCCAGCGATCGGATCGGGGCCTATCCGTCCAGCCATCCGGTCTCGCCCCCCGACCTGGTGGCGACGTTTTATCAACTCATGGGGATCGACCCGGCCATGACGGTCCTGGACCGTACCGGCCGGCCGGTGACGATCGCCCACGGCGGCACGCCCGTGCATGCAGTGATCGCCTCTTGA
- a CDS encoding GDSL-type esterase/lipase family protein: protein MRSSKAFLFSVVGLLAATPDCQGQAVVPPGPELPKVVLIGDSIRLGYAPKVAERLSGKAVVVSPPENGGDSANVLEHLDDWVLKQKPDVVHLNCGLHDLKRAKKDGRHQVELDRYAENLRRIVARVREETDAALVFADTTPILDVRHANRGADFDRTEADVRQYNASAIAVMGEFGVPVHDLHWVIEQGGTETLLGPDGTHYTAAGSDRLAEAVADCVLRQLTVRRYRPLPRPASGPQAAEEYGKATARRDAIVPEAYRRLKFGEFRIPGNSVTWDEQRPAVLRAVLDSLGELPPRPSPPVVRTISRELRPGYTLDKVAISNGVDGEVSALMLVPSVRKGPVPAVLWLHSSTPDKTQVIIPGTNGGAEPLGEVLVRAGYAVLSPDSYWHGDRAGSGPSGTAESGRTEQEDLFKVNLWLGRTLWGMFVRDDQVALDYLCSRPEVDANRIGATGMSMGSTRAWWLAAVDDRVKTVAAVACLTRYQNLIAHGELRAHGVYYFVNGLLKHFDTEGVLALIAPRPFLALTGELDAGSPADGVRALERAVGGTYQALGANDRFRSVLYPEVGHAYTPEMRSEMLAWFARWLRPESVTPGAPR, encoded by the coding sequence ATGCGATCCAGCAAGGCGTTTCTTTTCTCGGTCGTCGGCCTATTGGCGGCGACTCCCGATTGCCAGGGCCAGGCTGTCGTACCCCCAGGGCCCGAGCTCCCGAAAGTGGTGCTCATCGGCGACTCGATCCGGTTGGGCTACGCGCCCAAGGTTGCTGAGCGGCTTTCGGGCAAGGCGGTCGTCGTAAGCCCGCCGGAGAACGGCGGCGACAGCGCGAACGTGCTCGAGCATCTCGACGATTGGGTTCTCAAACAAAAGCCCGATGTCGTGCACCTGAACTGCGGCCTGCATGACCTCAAACGGGCCAAGAAGGACGGACGTCATCAGGTCGAGTTGGATCGGTACGCGGAGAACCTCCGCCGAATTGTCGCCCGCGTCCGCGAGGAGACCGACGCCGCATTGGTATTCGCCGACACGACCCCGATCCTGGATGTCCGGCACGCGAACCGAGGTGCGGACTTCGACCGGACCGAGGCTGATGTGCGGCAGTACAACGCCTCTGCCATCGCGGTCATGGGCGAGTTCGGCGTGCCCGTACACGACCTGCATTGGGTGATCGAGCAAGGAGGAACGGAGACGCTCCTTGGGCCCGATGGGACCCACTACACGGCCGCCGGTTCGGACCGGCTGGCCGAGGCAGTCGCAGACTGCGTGCTCCGTCAGTTGACGGTCCGCCGCTACCGGCCCTTGCCTCGGCCGGCTTCTGGCCCCCAGGCCGCCGAGGAGTACGGCAAAGCCACCGCCCGGCGCGACGCGATTGTCCCCGAAGCCTACCGGCGTCTCAAGTTCGGTGAGTTCCGAATTCCCGGGAACTCCGTCACCTGGGACGAGCAGAGGCCGGCGGTCCTCCGAGCCGTGCTCGATTCGCTCGGCGAGTTGCCTCCGCGGCCCTCGCCGCCCGTGGTGAGGACCATCTCACGGGAGCTGCGGCCGGGTTACACGCTCGATAAGGTCGCGATCTCCAACGGCGTGGACGGCGAAGTGTCCGCGTTGATGCTGGTCCCGTCCGTTCGGAAGGGGCCGGTGCCGGCCGTCTTATGGCTCCACTCCTCGACGCCCGACAAGACGCAGGTGATCATCCCCGGGACCAACGGCGGCGCGGAGCCGCTCGGGGAGGTCCTCGTACGCGCGGGTTACGCCGTGCTCTCACCCGACTCGTACTGGCACGGCGACCGGGCCGGCTCCGGGCCATCGGGCACTGCGGAGTCGGGGCGAACCGAGCAGGAGGATCTGTTCAAGGTCAACCTATGGCTCGGCCGCACCCTGTGGGGCATGTTCGTGCGAGACGATCAAGTGGCGCTCGACTACCTCTGCAGCCGCCCTGAGGTGGACGCGAACCGCATCGGCGCCACCGGCATGAGCATGGGCAGCACCCGGGCCTGGTGGCTCGCGGCGGTCGACGACCGGGTCAAGACCGTCGCGGCCGTGGCTTGCCTGACTCGCTATCAGAACCTGATCGCGCACGGCGAGCTCCGCGCTCACGGCGTCTACTACTTCGTCAATGGTCTACTGAAACACTTCGACACAGAGGGCGTGCTCGCGCTAATCGCGCCCAGGCCGTTCCTGGCGCTGACCGGGGAGTTGGACGCTGGCTCGCCCGCCGACGGGGTCCGTGCCCTCGAGCGTGCCGTGGGGGGCACGTACCAGGCACTGGGAGCAAACGACCGCTTTCGGAGTGTCCTCTACCCGGAGGTTGGCCACGCCTACACGCCTGAGATGCGGTCCGAGATGCTCGCGTGGTTCGCACGATGGCTGCGGCCGGAGTCCGTCACTCCCGGGGCCCCTCGATGA
- a CDS encoding D-2-hydroxyacid dehydrogenase has product MNRRVFLAGTSAAATLATSVAAGVPLRDRKKVLIPQWAPERIDDLKAVVPEVELVVAKDSLDQIRDVDAAFGFIDAAHIRAGTKLRWVQQGSAGVEGVVTIPELVERDIVLTNMQRTFAPEIADQAIAYLLAFTRGLTHFIRKPPEDAWKLPPEIVFEELQGKTLLVIALGGIGSEIARRAFGFGMRVLATDPKVIEKPLFVEELHRPDAFHRLLPRADVVASAVPLTPLSRGMIGAKEFGMMKRGTILINVSRGAVVDTAALVGALDRGQVAAAGLDVTEPEPLPAGHPLWTRNVIITPHTAGQSPGGQRRSHELFRENLRRFAAGEMLLNVVDKKAGY; this is encoded by the coding sequence ATGAATCGTCGCGTCTTTCTCGCTGGGACGTCAGCGGCGGCGACCCTGGCGACTTCCGTTGCGGCGGGTGTCCCGCTCCGAGACCGCAAGAAAGTGCTGATCCCGCAATGGGCACCGGAGCGGATCGATGACCTGAAGGCGGTCGTGCCGGAGGTCGAGCTAGTCGTCGCGAAGGACTCGCTGGATCAGATCCGCGACGTCGACGCCGCGTTCGGCTTCATCGACGCGGCACACATCCGCGCGGGGACGAAACTTCGGTGGGTCCAGCAGGGCAGTGCGGGGGTCGAAGGGGTGGTCACCATCCCCGAACTGGTCGAGCGCGACATCGTCCTCACGAACATGCAGCGCACCTTCGCGCCGGAGATCGCCGACCAGGCCATCGCCTACCTGCTCGCGTTCACACGCGGCCTGACGCACTTCATCCGGAAGCCTCCCGAAGATGCCTGGAAACTCCCTCCGGAGATCGTCTTCGAGGAACTCCAGGGGAAGACGCTGTTGGTCATCGCGCTGGGCGGTATCGGCAGCGAGATCGCTCGCAGGGCCTTCGGCTTCGGCATGCGGGTGCTGGCCACCGATCCGAAGGTGATCGAGAAGCCGCTCTTCGTCGAAGAGCTGCACCGGCCTGACGCCTTCCACCGCCTCCTCCCGAGGGCCGACGTCGTCGCCAGCGCCGTACCGCTCACGCCGCTATCGAGGGGGATGATCGGCGCGAAGGAGTTCGGGATGATGAAGCGCGGGACGATCTTGATCAACGTGTCACGTGGCGCGGTGGTCGACACCGCAGCCCTGGTCGGTGCGCTGGACCGGGGCCAGGTCGCCGCGGCGGGTCTGGACGTGACCGAGCCGGAGCCGCTTCCGGCAGGGCACCCGCTCTGGACGCGAAACGTGATCATCACCCCGCATACGGCCGGCCAGTCGCCCGGCGGGCAGCGGCGCTCGCACGAGCTCTTCCGCGAGAACCTGCGGAGGTTCGCCGCGGGAGAGATGCTGCTGAACGTGGTGGACAAGAAGGCCGGGTACTGA
- a CDS encoding transposase, giving the protein MYRLLASTSSHTTGTKRYLISDELWHAMEPLVARAKRHRGGQSPVIPDRLFFKALLYWGRTGIPWRDLPAEFGAWDAVSIASGDGSPRAPCGGSSSR; this is encoded by the coding sequence ATGTATCGCCTTCTCGCATCCACCTCCTCCCATACCACGGGCACCAAGCGTTACCTCATCAGCGACGAGTTGTGGCACGCCATGGAACCGCTGGTCGCCCGGGCCAAGCGGCATCGCGGGGGCCAGTCTCCGGTGATCCCCGATCGCCTCTTCTTCAAGGCCTTGCTCTACTGGGGACGCACCGGCATCCCCTGGCGTGACCTGCCCGCGGAGTTCGGCGCCTGGGACGCCGTCTCAATCGCTTCCGGCGATGGGTCGCCTCGGGCGCCATGCGGCGGCTCTTCGAGTCGATGA
- a CDS encoding IS5 family transposase, which yields MTDAPHFEGVRRVFIDATIVRTHRHGAGAPRKKTPGLRGVGASPGPRPQPGSLSSQIVAIAGDESTALAVVVVPGQSHDAPHLKPLLNQAVARLKPAEESEAQARPIDQQVGDKAFGGKPQREACAALGVEVVVPPKSNAVNPSPLDRAAYRERNRIERLFAKLKEFRRVATRYEKLKETFLGLIHLVLGFIRLRSINNVNRA from the coding sequence ATGACCGACGCCCCCCACTTCGAGGGCGTTCGCCGCGTGTTCATCGACGCGACGATCGTCCGCACCCATCGCCATGGCGCCGGGGCCCCTCGGAAAAAAACGCCTGGGCTCCGAGGAGTCGGCGCATCGCCAGGGCCTCGGCCGCAGCCGGGGAGCCTGAGCAGCCAGATCGTCGCGATCGCCGGCGACGAGAGCACGGCCCTGGCCGTCGTGGTCGTCCCGGGTCAGTCGCACGACGCCCCGCACCTGAAACCCTTACTGAATCAGGCCGTGGCCCGGCTGAAACCCGCCGAGGAGTCCGAGGCGCAGGCCAGGCCCATCGACCAACAGGTGGGGGACAAGGCCTTCGGAGGGAAGCCGCAGCGGGAGGCCTGCGCTGCGTTGGGTGTGGAGGTCGTGGTGCCGCCCAAATCCAACGCGGTCAATCCCTCGCCGCTGGACAGGGCGGCCTACCGCGAGCGGAATCGGATCGAGCGGCTGTTCGCCAAGCTGAAAGAGTTCCGCCGGGTGGCGACCCGGTATGAGAAGCTCAAAGAGACCTTCCTCGGGCTGATCCATCTGGTGCTCGGATTCATCCGCTTAAGATCCATCAACAACGTCAACAGGGCCTAA